The following nucleotide sequence is from bacterium.
TGCTCGCACTGGAGCCCGAGCCCGGCTGCCTGATCGAGACGACGGAGGACGTGGTGCGCATCTTCGAGCGCCTGGAATCGCCTCCGCGCCTCTCGCGGCACCTGGGCGTCTGCTACGACTGCTGCCACCAGGCCCTCCAGTTCGAGGACCCCGCCACCTCGCTCGAAACGCTGCGCCGTGCCGGAATCCCCATCGCGCACGTCCAGGTCTCGTCCGCGCTGCGGGTCGAGGGCCCGGACCTCGCGCCGGTCGCCTCCTTCGCGGAGCCGACCTACCTGCACCAGTGCGTCGGGCGTCGGCCGGACGGCTCGCTGGTCCGCTTCGACGATCTGCCCGAGGCGCTGGCCGCGGCACCGTCCACCGGCTGCGCCGAGTGGCGCGTGCACTTTCACGTGCCGGTCTTCCACGAGGGCTCGGGCACGTTCCGGACGACGAACGACTTTCTCGCGGGGATCCTGCCGCTGCTCGAACCGGCGACGCCCCTGGAGGTCGAGACCTACACCTGGGGCGTCCTGCCGCCCCGGATGCGGACGCCGACGGTCACGGAGTCGATCGTCCGCGAGCTCGAGTGGGTCGCCCGCCGCGTTGCGGCTCCTGCGGCTGCCCGCCCGGAGCCTCTTCCGGATAGGTGACCTGCGTACCGCGCACCCGGGCAAACGGCGTCAGGGAGTGCTCCCGCGGCGACGCGCCGCTCATGATGTGGGCCACCGGGACGCCGTGCGCAAGCAGCGCGTCCGCGATCAGCGAGCGGTGGCAGCGCCACGGCAGCGCCTCGGCGCAGAGCAGCGCCGTCCTCGTCTCCCGGGCGATCCCGATCAGCTCCGCGAGCGCGGCATCGAAGGCGGGCGTCTGCATGTAGTCCGCGAAGCCGCGGAACGACTCGTTGCGCCAGCCCGCGTTCGGAGAATCGGCGCGGGGATGGCGCAGCCCCCCGAGGGCCGCGAGGTGGCGGTACCCGATGCCGGCCGCCGCGAGGCTGCCCGGCAGCGTCTCGCGGTTGAACTGCGGGTTGTGCCGCGAGCGCGGCACGGTGCGGACGTCCGCGACCAGCGCGACGGCGTGGACCCGCAGCAGCTCGAGGAACACCTCGAGGGGGCGGTTGGAGTGGCCGATCGTCAGGATCACGCCGCGGCCGCCCTGAGCGAGACGCCGAGGATGCCGATCCGGGGAAGCTCGAGGGAGCGGCTCAGCCGCAGGCCCGCCCGCCGCAGCCCCTCGCGCAGCTCCGCGCTCCGGAAGCGGTCGTGCGCCGGGTGCAGGAGGATGTGCCGGGTGATGACGTTCTGGTAGAGCGAGGGGTACAGCTCCTCGAAGTAGAAAGCCCCGCCGGGCCGCAGGACCCGCGCGGTCTCGGCGAGCGCACGGCGCCAATCCGGCACGTGGTGCAGCGCGCCGAAGTCGAAGACGGCGTCCAGGCTCGCGTCGGCGAAGGGCAACTCGGCCGCGTCGGCCGCGAGCAGCCTGATTCTCGAGCGGCCCCTCCCGCCGAGATAGCGCCCGGCACGCTCGAGCATGGCCGGGTCGTAGTCCGAGGCGAGGAGCGTCGCGGGCCGGAACGCCGCCTCGATGAGCGCGGCCCCGGCGGCCCGGCCGCAGCCGATCTCGAGGATTTCGCCGCCGGGGGCCAGGCCATGTCCGCGCCGCAGCCATGCGATTTCCAGGCGCTGCTCGAGCACCCGCAGCGGGTTGTTCACCACCCAGCGCTCGGCCCAGTTGAGCTTCACGGCCTCCTCCCCGTGTGGATGACCGCGATGCCGTTGGAGAGCCGCCGGTAGGCGATGTCGCGGAAGCCGATCGCCGCAAGCTGCGCGGAGAGCTCATCGGGGGTCGGGAACATCCGGATCGACTCCGAGAGGTAGCGGTAGCCGTTCGGCGACCGCGCGAGGACCCGGCCGACGGCCGGCATGACCGAGAACGAGTACCAATCGTAGAGGCTGCGGAACAGCGGGTTGACCGGCTGGGAGAACTCCAGGCACAGGAACCTGCCGCCGGGCCTCAGGACCCGGTGCATCTCGCCGAAGGCCCGGTGCATGTGCGTCACGTTGCGGATGCCGAAGCCGACCATGGCGGCGTCGAACGCGCCGCTCGCGGCGGCGATGCACTCGGCGTCCCCCTCGACGAGGTCGATCGCCGCCCCGCGCGCCGCGGTGAGCTTCCGGCGGCCGGCGGCCAGCATGTCGCGGTTGATGTCGTAGACCACCACCCGTCCGGCGGGGCC
It contains:
- the ubiE gene encoding bifunctional demethylmenaquinone methyltransferase/2-methoxy-6-polyprenyl-1,4-benzoquinol methylase UbiE, with amino-acid sequence MKSPAPPVPTPGGTDPARHYFGYQPVGEAEKARLVHRHFSTIARRYDLTNTVLSLGLHHPWKRTAVRLLALKPGERVIDVCGGTGDLALLAARAVGPAGRVVVYDINRDMLAAGRRKLTAARGAAIDLVEGDAECIAAASGAFDAAMVGFGIRNVTHMHRAFGEMHRVLRPGGRFLCLEFSQPVNPLFRSLYDWYSFSVMPAVGRVLARSPNGYRYLSESIRMFPTPDELSAQLAAIGFRDIAYRRLSNGIAVIHTGRRP
- the eboE gene encoding metabolite traffic protein EboE: MTLTYCTNIHPGESWAEIFAHVREYVPAVRGRFAPGGTFPVALRLSGRAAMEIDGPEAARFAEWCRRERCRVVTLNGFPHGRFHGVPVKEQVYLPDWRDPERLRYTSRLADLLASWLPEDGRGSISSVPIGFRRSLTPEAVAAARRNLRGALEHLERLAGETGREILLALEPEPGCLIETTEDVVRIFERLESPPRLSRHLGVCYDCCHQALQFEDPATSLETLRRAGIPIAHVQVSSALRVEGPDLAPVASFAEPTYLHQCVGRRPDGSLVRFDDLPEALAAAPSTGCAEWRVHFHVPVFHEGSGTFRTTNDFLAGILPLLEPATPLEVETYTWGVLPPRMRTPTVTESIVRELEWVARRVAAPAAARPEPLPDR
- a CDS encoding methyltransferase domain-containing protein, with amino-acid sequence MKLNWAERWVVNNPLRVLEQRLEIAWLRRGHGLAPGGEILEIGCGRAAGAALIEAAFRPATLLASDYDPAMLERAGRYLGGRGRSRIRLLAADAAELPFADASLDAVFDFGALHHVPDWRRALAETARVLRPGGAFYFEELYPSLYQNVITRHILLHPAHDRFRSAELREGLRRAGLRLSRSLELPRIGILGVSLRAAAA
- a CDS encoding DUF488 domain-containing protein produces the protein MLTIGHSNRPLEVFLELLRVHAVALVADVRTVPRSRHNPQFNRETLPGSLAAAGIGYRHLAALGGLRHPRADSPNAGWRNESFRGFADYMQTPAFDAALAELIGIARETRTALLCAEALPWRCHRSLIADALLAHGVPVAHIMSGASPREHSLTPFARVRGTQVTYPEEAPGGQPQEPQRGGRPTRARGRSTP